The following proteins are encoded in a genomic region of Phycisphaera sp.:
- a CDS encoding YebC/PmpR family DNA-binding transcriptional regulator, whose product MAGHSKWANIRHRKARQDKKRGTIWSKCSKAIMAAARAGGGDPETNLALRYAIDEARYANMPKDTIQRAVDKGSGAAEGEGFAEITYEGYGPGGVAIIVDTLTDNRTRTVNDLRYIFSKAGGTLGNTGSVAFMFETKGRIFIEASKATEEQLMEAALEAGAEDIEAPEADGDGNPDEEGFWVISTERTGYHAVRQALERAEIEVSEGGIDKIPNVIAKPTEEEAVKLMNLIDAIEDNEDVQKVYHNLDEDMAAEAAE is encoded by the coding sequence GTGGCCGGACATAGCAAGTGGGCGAACATCAGGCACCGCAAGGCGCGGCAGGACAAGAAGCGCGGCACGATCTGGAGCAAGTGCTCCAAGGCCATCATGGCCGCCGCCCGCGCGGGCGGCGGCGACCCCGAGACCAACCTGGCCCTGCGCTACGCCATCGACGAGGCCCGCTACGCCAACATGCCCAAGGACACCATCCAGCGGGCGGTGGACAAGGGCAGCGGCGCGGCCGAGGGCGAGGGCTTCGCCGAGATCACCTACGAGGGCTACGGCCCCGGCGGCGTGGCGATCATCGTCGACACCCTGACCGACAACCGCACCCGCACCGTCAACGACCTGCGCTACATCTTCAGCAAGGCCGGCGGCACACTGGGCAACACCGGCAGCGTCGCGTTCATGTTCGAGACCAAGGGCCGCATCTTCATTGAAGCGAGCAAGGCGACCGAAGAGCAACTGATGGAGGCCGCCCTGGAAGCGGGCGCCGAGGACATCGAAGCGCCCGAGGCCGACGGCGACGGCAATCCAGACGAAGAGGGCTTCTGGGTCATCTCGACCGAGCGCACCGGCTACCACGCGGTGCGGCAGGCCTTGGAGAGGGCCGAGATCGAGGTGAGCGAGGGCGGCATCGACAAGATCCCCAACGTCATCGCCAAGCCCACCGAGGAAGAAGCCGTCAAGCTCATGAACCTCATCGACGCCATTGAGGACAACGAGGACGTGCAGAAGGTGTACCACAACCTCGATGAGGACATGGCGGCGGAGGCGGCGGAGTAG
- the rbfA gene encoding 30S ribosome-binding factor RbfA, whose product MSIQNDRLSSSLLRGVQQRLARGLQDPRVRGLITVTKVEVTNDGKLATIGVSVLPAEHQKLTVHGLQSAARHIRRDVADTIRTRTMPEFRFVEDDGLKKQAEVLATLAKVREEMDAKEAESGEADARPEDEPGEGTQP is encoded by the coding sequence ATGAGCATCCAGAACGACCGCCTGTCCTCCTCGCTCCTCCGCGGCGTGCAGCAGCGGCTGGCCCGAGGCCTGCAAGACCCTCGCGTCCGCGGGCTCATCACCGTCACTAAGGTTGAGGTCACCAACGACGGCAAGCTGGCGACCATCGGCGTCAGTGTGCTGCCCGCCGAGCACCAGAAGCTGACCGTCCACGGCTTGCAGAGCGCCGCCAGGCACATCCGCCGGGACGTGGCCGACACCATCCGCACGCGCACCATGCCCGAGTTCCGCTTCGTCGAGGACGACGGGCTCAAGAAGCAGGCCGAGGTGCTCGCGACCCTGGCCAAGGTGCGCGAGGAGATGGACGCGAAGGAAGCGGAATCGGGCGAGGCCGATGCCAGGCCCGAGGATGAGCCCGGCGAGGGCACCCAGCCATGA
- a CDS encoding VCBS repeat-containing protein, translating into MPTTIRLAPALLALAAAPAWAMAQHCDIAGTLGVERRVAAGDGPNAVVAADFNGDGLQDLASSDAIGDRISVLLATAPARFALPLVLGAGNFPAGLIAADLDGDGHADLAACNISGRDVTVYLGNGDGSFGPERRFSAGRGPVGLAAADVDGDGGVDLVIANRDHDNVSVLIADGEGGYRPQVTFPVGQRPEGMDSGDLNGDGRGDVVVANSLDGDVSVLLGTAEGELASAGRVAVGESPFRVRLADVDGDGHQDLLAPVRGLDAIAVAFGRGDGTFTIAQNFGGGGLGPWSASAADLDGDGRVDLVVANTDSDTIGLLRNVGDRRFSEPVVMSTGSTPRWALAEDLTGDGRAEVITANRASDDLSVFINRCTPCAADLDGDGELSIFDFLAFQNLFDRHSPVADFDNDGALTIFDFLVFQNAFDAGC; encoded by the coding sequence ATGCCCACGACCATCCGACTCGCCCCCGCCCTGCTCGCCCTCGCTGCCGCGCCCGCGTGGGCGATGGCCCAGCACTGCGATATCGCCGGCACCCTGGGCGTCGAGCGGCGCGTGGCCGCGGGCGATGGGCCCAACGCCGTGGTCGCCGCCGACTTCAATGGCGACGGGCTCCAAGACCTGGCCAGCTCGGACGCCATCGGCGACCGGATCAGCGTGCTGCTGGCCACCGCCCCGGCCCGCTTCGCGCTGCCGCTGGTGCTGGGGGCGGGCAACTTCCCCGCCGGCCTGATCGCGGCCGACCTCGACGGCGACGGCCACGCCGACCTGGCGGCGTGCAACATCTCCGGCCGCGACGTCACGGTGTACCTGGGCAACGGCGACGGCTCGTTCGGCCCCGAGCGGCGCTTCTCGGCCGGCCGCGGGCCGGTGGGTTTGGCCGCGGCCGACGTCGACGGCGACGGCGGGGTCGACCTGGTCATCGCCAACCGCGATCACGACAACGTTTCGGTGCTGATCGCCGACGGCGAGGGCGGGTACCGGCCGCAGGTGACGTTCCCCGTGGGCCAGCGGCCCGAGGGGATGGACTCGGGCGACCTCAACGGCGACGGGCGGGGCGACGTGGTGGTGGCCAACAGCCTCGACGGCGACGTGTCGGTGCTGCTGGGCACGGCCGAGGGCGAGCTTGCGAGCGCCGGCCGCGTGGCGGTGGGCGAGAGCCCCTTCCGCGTGCGCCTGGCGGATGTCGATGGCGACGGCCACCAGGACCTGCTCGCCCCCGTGCGCGGGCTGGACGCCATCGCGGTCGCCTTCGGGCGCGGCGACGGCACGTTCACCATTGCCCAGAACTTTGGCGGCGGCGGGCTTGGCCCGTGGAGCGCGTCGGCGGCCGACCTTGATGGCGACGGCCGCGTGGACCTCGTCGTGGCGAACACCGACAGCGACACCATCGGCCTGCTGCGGAACGTCGGCGACCGGCGGTTCTCCGAGCCGGTGGTGATGTCTACTGGCTCGACGCCCCGCTGGGCCCTGGCCGAGGACCTCACCGGCGACGGCCGGGCCGAGGTGATCACCGCCAACCGCGCCAGCGATGACCTGAGCGTCTTCATCAACCGCTGCACGCCCTGCGCCGCCGACCTGGACGGCGACGGCGAGTTGAGTATCTTCGACTTCCTGGCGTTCCAGAACCTCTTCGACCGCCACTCGCCCGTGGCCGATTTCGACAACGACGGCGCGCTGACCATCTTCGATTTCCTGGTGTTCCAGAACGCGTTCGACGCGGGCTGCTGA
- a CDS encoding thioredoxin family protein: MRNLTVVGVVAILIGLMIPNALAQPMGFGGDDSVAMSAKAWWAPRQADEGALVAMVAVTMDHPSGLHSWPSADQDVLPEDVAAFAIRTEVSVTTGGAVLSIGEIQWPSPKPYPVPDPTGMGDPIEVPVYSGAAVVFVPVLIDREAASEARTLEMVVSYQACNETVCFPPEDADVVASLPAFGSGEAPAEASAIESSTIDNAIALAVMSGSEVVDGAEVEPESTEMPAGDAEAASPPGSADTQNKFLGIIAVPSPESAGGIVGIMLMGILGGFVLNLTPCVLPVIPIKVMTLSQHAGSPGKTLMLGVWMALGVVAFWVGLGVPAAFLSKAVGAIFGIWWFTFGVGVIIAIMSIGLMGLFTMQLPQSVYKVNPKADSPWGSFVFGVMTGVLGLPCFGLVAGALLAAAAAFPSHVTMLIFGSLGVGMALPYLILSLNPKWVAVIPRTGPASELVKQVMGLLLLGAAGYFIASGLQALILDMPWIGRQLHWWAAAVFVAIACLWLAVRTMQITKSLPKRGVFGVLGLVVAVGVVLFALDVTGSAKEDYIEREARIAEARGEGGADAILTSTWVDYSPDLLARAREEGFVVVVDFTADWCINCKALEKQVLGVEPVHSRLRDDDVVMMKADLTSTRLPGWDLMRELNQKAPPVLAIYGPGIDGTTPWMSNAYDTGTVMNAIALGKGEQDAQEVAKAN; this comes from the coding sequence ATGCGGAATCTCACGGTCGTTGGCGTTGTTGCGATACTGATCGGGCTCATGATCCCAAATGCTCTTGCCCAGCCCATGGGGTTCGGGGGGGATGACTCGGTCGCGATGTCGGCCAAGGCGTGGTGGGCCCCGAGGCAAGCCGACGAGGGCGCGCTGGTGGCGATGGTGGCCGTCACCATGGACCACCCCAGCGGGCTCCATAGCTGGCCCAGCGCTGATCAGGATGTGCTGCCCGAAGATGTTGCAGCGTTCGCCATCCGTACCGAGGTCTCGGTGACAACCGGCGGCGCGGTGCTGTCGATCGGTGAGATCCAATGGCCGTCGCCCAAGCCCTACCCCGTGCCCGACCCGACCGGCATGGGCGACCCGATCGAGGTGCCCGTGTATTCGGGCGCCGCGGTGGTGTTCGTGCCCGTGCTGATCGACCGCGAGGCCGCCTCCGAAGCCCGCACGCTCGAAATGGTTGTGAGCTATCAGGCGTGCAACGAGACCGTGTGCTTCCCGCCCGAAGATGCCGACGTGGTGGCCAGCCTGCCCGCGTTTGGCTCGGGCGAAGCGCCCGCCGAGGCCTCGGCGATCGAATCATCGACCATCGACAACGCCATCGCCCTGGCGGTGATGAGCGGTTCCGAAGTTGTCGACGGCGCCGAGGTCGAGCCCGAATCAACCGAGATGCCCGCCGGCGATGCCGAGGCCGCCTCGCCCCCTGGTTCGGCCGACACGCAGAACAAGTTCCTGGGCATCATCGCCGTGCCCAGTCCCGAATCGGCCGGCGGCATCGTGGGCATCATGCTGATGGGCATCCTGGGCGGCTTCGTGCTGAACCTGACGCCCTGCGTGCTGCCGGTGATCCCGATCAAGGTTATGACGCTCTCGCAGCACGCCGGCTCGCCCGGCAAGACGCTGATGCTGGGCGTCTGGATGGCGTTGGGTGTTGTTGCGTTCTGGGTCGGGCTGGGCGTGCCCGCGGCGTTCTTGAGCAAGGCCGTTGGCGCGATCTTTGGTATCTGGTGGTTCACGTTTGGCGTGGGCGTGATCATCGCCATCATGTCGATCGGGCTGATGGGCCTGTTCACCATGCAACTGCCTCAGTCGGTGTACAAGGTGAACCCGAAGGCCGACTCGCCTTGGGGTTCGTTCGTGTTTGGTGTGATGACCGGCGTGCTTGGGCTGCCGTGCTTCGGTCTGGTGGCTGGGGCATTGCTGGCAGCCGCGGCCGCGTTCCCATCGCACGTGACGATGCTGATCTTCGGCTCGCTCGGCGTGGGCATGGCGCTGCCCTACCTCATCCTGTCGCTGAATCCGAAGTGGGTTGCCGTCATCCCGCGGACCGGGCCCGCCAGCGAACTGGTCAAGCAGGTGATGGGGCTGCTGCTCCTCGGAGCGGCCGGGTACTTCATCGCGTCGGGCCTTCAAGCGCTCATCCTCGACATGCCGTGGATCGGCCGCCAACTCCACTGGTGGGCGGCGGCGGTGTTCGTCGCGATCGCATGCCTCTGGCTTGCTGTACGAACCATGCAGATTACCAAGAGCCTGCCAAAGCGAGGGGTGTTCGGCGTGCTCGGCCTCGTGGTGGCCGTTGGTGTTGTCCTGTTCGCGCTCGATGTGACCGGCAGCGCCAAGGAAGATTACATCGAGCGAGAGGCACGCATCGCCGAGGCCAGGGGCGAGGGCGGGGCGGATGCGATCCTGACGAGCACCTGGGTCGATTACTCGCCCGACCTGCTGGCCCGCGCTCGCGAAGAAGGATTCGTGGTGGTGGTCGACTTCACTGCCGACTGGTGCATCAATTGCAAAGCGCTCGAGAAGCAGGTCCTCGGCGTTGAGCCCGTCCATTCGAGGCTGCGCGACGACGACGTGGTGATGATGAAGGCCGACCTGACCAGCACGCGCCTGCCCGGGTGGGACCTGATGCGTGAGCTGAACCAGAAGGCTCCGCCGGTGCTGGCGATCTACGGCCCCGGCATCGACGGAACGACTCCCTGGATGAGTAACGCGTACGACACGGGCACGGTCATGAACGCCATCGCGCTGGGCAAGGGCGAGCAAGATGCTCAGGAAGTCGCCAAAGCAAACTGA
- the infB gene encoding translation initiation factor IF-2: protein MAKRVFEVAKELGVASKAVVQKCRDEGIPESVIKNHMSTISVGLEATVREWFSEGEAPAHTAVETSNRVDLEKVRAKPRARKKAAKKVSAEKADAPEASTGTAVAEPPKRAARPASDAASPSEPPKDGAPEDKPAQPAAKTEVLDKPEATTEPQAGPTAPAAEPVAPVASPEADTGSAPVQKGTDSDGGQQAAASAPAQKPASPAPQNVPTRPTVVKPAGPMIDQHEKTPVKLSGPKIVRVEAPEQVDTRPRGRGGPRGGGGPGGGGGFGGPGGPGGPMPPSDGGGRRGGPSSRRRGRNEPQQGGSGMWREQDLIEREAKLQQAGGYLRKRRQDLARGAGQQNRPQSAAEAGGTVKITAPFTIKDLSAATGVKGAEIVKKLFMQGIMAQINGGIEVEKAQEIMMDFDIELEVTAAKSAEEAVAAQFDERTNVDERPRGPVVTILGHVDHGKTSLLDKIRNAKVAAGEAGGITQATSAFRVPVRVGDDQEAKQVVFIDTPGHKAFTAMRSRGANVTDIVVLVVAADDGVMPQTIESISHAKASGVPIVVALNKIDRPAATDAKIQEILGQLAQNDLNPVDWGGDVEVVRTSAHTGEGIDTLLETLDLQAQILELKSDFGGAARGTVVEAQMEPGRGAVMNVLLQDGALKVGDFIVAGRAFGRVRDITDDKGQRLKEAHPPMPLQVTGIDVLPDAGDKFFIATSLKEAQNAAEQRRAREREEQLAQPAMTLDRMFSQMAEAELKEIVVVLKADVQGSVDVLKAEIEGVSTEEIKVRVIHAAVGGVTESDVLLAEASKAVIVGFNVIPSGKARKVAESKGVQIRTYDVIYHITEDMHKAAEGLLDPELRQEVLGHAEVRAVFKVSKVGTIAGCYVTDGVVQRDALIRVTRSDIVIENDRKLSQLKRFKDDAKEVRANMECGMKIDGYDDIKEGDILECYKQVEVKRTL, encoded by the coding sequence TTGGCTAAGCGTGTGTTCGAGGTTGCGAAAGAGCTGGGGGTTGCCTCCAAGGCCGTGGTACAGAAGTGCCGCGACGAGGGCATCCCCGAGAGTGTCATCAAGAACCACATGTCCACCATCTCGGTTGGGCTCGAGGCGACGGTGCGCGAGTGGTTTAGCGAGGGCGAAGCGCCCGCGCACACCGCTGTAGAGACGTCCAACCGTGTCGACCTGGAGAAGGTTCGCGCCAAGCCCCGCGCCCGCAAGAAGGCCGCCAAGAAGGTCAGCGCCGAGAAGGCCGATGCGCCCGAGGCCTCGACCGGCACCGCCGTAGCCGAGCCGCCCAAGCGCGCCGCACGTCCGGCGTCCGACGCGGCCAGCCCGAGCGAACCACCGAAGGACGGCGCGCCCGAGGACAAGCCCGCCCAGCCGGCCGCGAAGACCGAGGTGCTCGACAAGCCAGAGGCAACGACCGAGCCCCAGGCCGGACCAACAGCACCCGCCGCCGAGCCTGTCGCACCGGTGGCAAGCCCGGAGGCGGACACCGGATCGGCTCCAGTGCAAAAAGGCACCGACAGCGACGGTGGCCAGCAAGCCGCCGCGAGCGCGCCCGCCCAGAAGCCGGCCTCGCCCGCGCCGCAGAACGTGCCGACCCGGCCGACGGTGGTCAAGCCCGCTGGCCCGATGATCGACCAGCACGAGAAGACGCCGGTGAAGCTCAGCGGCCCGAAGATCGTGCGCGTCGAAGCGCCCGAGCAGGTCGATACGCGCCCACGCGGGCGCGGCGGGCCACGCGGTGGTGGTGGCCCCGGCGGTGGCGGCGGATTCGGCGGTCCGGGTGGCCCCGGCGGTCCGATGCCCCCCAGCGACGGTGGCGGTCGGCGCGGCGGCCCGAGCTCGCGGCGGCGCGGCCGCAACGAGCCCCAGCAGGGCGGCAGCGGCATGTGGCGCGAGCAGGACCTCATCGAGCGTGAGGCCAAGCTGCAACAGGCCGGCGGCTACCTGCGCAAGCGGCGCCAGGATCTGGCCCGCGGCGCGGGTCAGCAGAACCGCCCGCAAAGCGCGGCCGAGGCCGGCGGCACGGTGAAGATCACCGCGCCGTTCACGATCAAGGACCTGTCGGCGGCCACGGGCGTCAAGGGTGCCGAGATCGTCAAGAAGCTGTTCATGCAGGGCATCATGGCCCAGATCAACGGTGGCATCGAGGTCGAGAAGGCCCAAGAGATCATGATGGACTTCGACATCGAGCTCGAAGTCACCGCCGCCAAGAGCGCCGAAGAGGCCGTCGCCGCCCAGTTCGACGAACGAACGAACGTCGACGAGCGCCCGCGCGGCCCGGTGGTCACCATCCTGGGCCATGTCGACCACGGCAAGACCAGCCTGCTCGACAAGATCCGCAACGCCAAGGTGGCGGCCGGCGAGGCCGGCGGCATCACCCAGGCCACCAGCGCCTTCCGCGTGCCGGTTCGCGTGGGCGACGACCAGGAAGCCAAGCAGGTCGTGTTCATCGATACGCCGGGCCACAAGGCATTCACCGCCATGCGCTCGCGCGGTGCCAACGTGACGGACATCGTGGTGCTGGTGGTGGCGGCGGACGACGGCGTGATGCCCCAGACCATCGAATCGATCAGCCACGCCAAGGCGTCGGGCGTGCCCATCGTGGTGGCGCTCAACAAGATCGATCGGCCGGCCGCGACCGATGCCAAGATCCAGGAGATCCTGGGCCAGCTCGCCCAGAACGACCTGAACCCCGTCGACTGGGGCGGCGACGTCGAGGTCGTGCGCACCAGCGCCCACACCGGCGAGGGCATCGACACGCTGCTCGAGACTTTGGACCTGCAGGCCCAGATCCTCGAACTCAAGAGCGACTTCGGCGGGGCGGCCCGCGGCACGGTGGTCGAGGCCCAGATGGAGCCCGGCCGCGGTGCGGTGATGAACGTGCTGCTGCAGGACGGCGCCCTCAAGGTGGGCGACTTCATCGTTGCCGGCCGGGCGTTCGGCCGCGTACGCGACATCACCGACGACAAGGGCCAGCGCCTCAAGGAGGCGCACCCGCCCATGCCGCTGCAGGTCACCGGCATCGACGTGCTGCCCGACGCGGGCGACAAGTTCTTCATCGCCACGAGCCTGAAGGAGGCCCAGAACGCCGCCGAGCAGCGCCGCGCCCGCGAGCGCGAGGAGCAGCTGGCCCAGCCGGCGATGACCCTCGACCGGATGTTCAGCCAGATGGCCGAAGCCGAGCTCAAGGAGATCGTCGTCGTGCTCAAGGCCGACGTGCAGGGCTCGGTGGATGTGCTCAAGGCCGAGATCGAGGGCGTGTCGACCGAGGAGATCAAGGTCCGCGTCATCCACGCGGCCGTCGGCGGCGTCACCGAGAGCGACGTGCTGCTGGCCGAGGCGTCCAAGGCCGTCATCGTGGGCTTCAACGTCATCCCCTCGGGCAAGGCCCGCAAGGTGGCCGAGAGCAAGGGCGTGCAGATCCGCACGTACGACGTGATCTACCACATCACCGAGGACATGCACAAGGCCGCCGAGGGCCTGCTCGACCCCGAGCTCCGCCAGGAGGTCCTGGGCCACGCCGAGGTGCGTGCGGTGTTCAAGGTCTCGAAGGTCGGCACGATCGCGGGCTGCTACGTCACCGACGGCGTGGTTCAGCGCGACGCGCTCATCCGCGTCACCCGCAGCGACATCGTCATCGAGAACGATCGCAAGCTGAGCCAGCTCAAGCGCTTCAAGGACGACGCGAAGGAAGTCCGCGCCAACATGGAGTGCGGCATGAAGATCGACGGCTACGACGACATCAAGGAAGGCGACATCCTCGAGTGCTACAAGCAGGTCGAGGTGAAGCGCACCCTTTGA
- a CDS encoding DUF503 domain-containing protein — MVIGVLQFELLVPGAESLKDKRAVVRSVRDKLSHELRISVAEVGGHDNHQVAVMGAALVATDGPRAHERLDRLWNRLKELRDGQIGSVRREIVVPSREEDVPPHEPDAESLATEMLEHFSHHEEGGQA; from the coding sequence ATGGTCATCGGCGTCCTCCAATTCGAGCTGCTCGTGCCCGGGGCCGAATCCCTCAAGGACAAGCGGGCCGTGGTGCGCTCGGTGCGTGACAAGCTCAGCCACGAGCTGCGCATCAGCGTGGCCGAAGTCGGGGGCCACGACAACCACCAGGTCGCCGTGATGGGGGCCGCCCTGGTCGCCACCGATGGCCCCCGCGCCCACGAGCGGCTCGACAGGCTGTGGAACCGGCTCAAGGAGCTCCGCGACGGGCAGATCGGCAGCGTCCGCCGCGAGATCGTCGTGCCCTCGCGTGAGGAGGACGTGCCGCCCCACGAGCCAGACGCCGAGTCGCTTGCCACCGAGATGCTCGAACACTTCTCACACCATGAAGAAGGCGGCCAAGCATGA
- the nusA gene encoding transcription termination factor NusA translates to MNGPEMLRILDSIARDRKVERSVLVADLEQAMVSAARKHFGSLDLEEFDCSVDQLSGEIALTRHGEPVELNPQDLGRIAAQTFKQVMIQKFREDEQTSLYDRYHTRVGQIVTGTAQRYERGGRLVVSLDAGESEMPRQEQIPGEQFSPGDRVRAMILDVKRDGSATRVIVSRAHQDFIRRLFEVEVPEVMERIIEVKAMAREPGQRTKIAVSSIDSRVDAVGACVGVRGSRIKNIVDELNGEKIDIVRWNESSQILIQNALKPAEVAEISLCFELGRATVVVRDDQLSLAIGKRGQNVRLAAKLTGWDVDILTPEEFTKNLEIMSTTLQQIDEIDEKMVDRLAALGMISVFDVEEIGAEMLATELELSPELAAKAVELASERAKVVAEEQAREKEEAEKRRLEEQARIAAGEDLLGPEGAPDADSAAAAILGGGGGSAADTPSASDSAPDSDGSAGGDGGSMGSGGEASSEGTEAPESSEEKGTPEQPQGEENDSNGDSRAAEILGG, encoded by the coding sequence TTGAACGGCCCAGAAATGCTCAGGATCCTCGACTCGATCGCACGCGACCGCAAGGTCGAGCGTTCGGTGCTGGTTGCCGATCTCGAGCAAGCCATGGTGAGCGCGGCGCGCAAGCACTTCGGCTCGCTCGACCTGGAAGAGTTTGATTGCTCGGTCGACCAGCTCAGCGGCGAGATCGCCCTGACGCGGCACGGCGAGCCCGTGGAGCTCAACCCGCAGGACCTGGGCCGCATCGCCGCCCAGACCTTCAAGCAGGTCATGATCCAGAAGTTCCGCGAGGACGAGCAGACCAGCCTGTACGACCGCTACCACACCCGCGTGGGCCAGATCGTGACCGGCACCGCCCAGCGCTACGAGCGCGGCGGGCGGCTGGTGGTCTCGCTCGACGCGGGCGAGAGCGAGATGCCCCGGCAGGAGCAGATCCCCGGCGAGCAGTTCAGCCCGGGCGATCGCGTTCGTGCGATGATCCTCGACGTGAAGCGCGACGGTTCGGCCACGCGCGTCATCGTCAGCCGCGCCCACCAGGACTTCATCCGCCGTCTGTTCGAGGTCGAGGTGCCCGAGGTGATGGAGCGCATCATCGAGGTGAAGGCCATGGCGCGCGAGCCGGGCCAGCGCACGAAGATCGCGGTGAGTTCCATCGACAGCCGCGTGGACGCCGTGGGCGCCTGCGTGGGCGTGCGGGGCAGCCGCATCAAGAACATCGTCGATGAGCTCAACGGCGAGAAGATCGATATCGTGCGCTGGAATGAGTCCAGCCAGATCCTGATCCAGAACGCGCTCAAGCCCGCCGAGGTTGCCGAGATCAGCCTGTGCTTCGAGCTCGGCCGCGCCACCGTGGTGGTGCGTGACGACCAGCTGAGCCTGGCCATCGGCAAGCGCGGGCAGAACGTGCGGCTGGCCGCCAAGCTGACCGGCTGGGACGTGGACATCCTTACTCCCGAGGAGTTCACCAAGAACCTGGAGATCATGTCGACCACGCTCCAGCAGATCGACGAGATCGACGAGAAGATGGTCGACCGCCTGGCGGCCCTGGGCATGATCAGCGTGTTCGACGTCGAGGAGATCGGCGCCGAGATGCTGGCCACCGAGCTGGAGCTGAGCCCCGAATTGGCCGCCAAGGCCGTCGAGCTGGCCAGCGAACGCGCGAAGGTGGTGGCCGAGGAGCAGGCCCGGGAGAAGGAAGAGGCCGAGAAACGCCGCCTCGAAGAGCAGGCCCGGATCGCCGCGGGCGAGGACCTGCTGGGCCCCGAGGGCGCGCCCGACGCAGACAGCGCGGCGGCGGCCATCCTGGGTGGCGGCGGCGGCAGCGCTGCCGACACGCCATCGGCCTCCGATTCGGCCCCCGATAGTGACGGGTCGGCCGGCGGTGATGGCGGCAGCATGGGTAGTGGTGGTGAGGCTTCGTCCGAGGGGACCGAGGCTCCCGAGAGCTCTGAAGAAAAGGGCACTCCGGAGCAGCCCCAGGGCGAAGAGAACGACAGCAACGGCGATAGCCGTGCCGCGGAGATCCTCGGCGGCTGA
- the fliM gene encoding flagellar motor switch protein FliM: protein MDVLDQNEVDALLAAVNTDQVEEEAPQAQIFSRYHRDFDEIEVRNYDFKRPERVSKDQMRALQTLHEQFARNFGASLSGFLRTIVEVKVATCEQMTYGEFISALPNPTSFNLIESEALAGQICMELSPLIIYPIIDRLLGGTSQDLFIPQRPMTLIESRLISNVTNRGLEAMSEAWAGVAPMTFDIKATESNPQLVQIVPPNEVVVVVGFELKMSNRAGTMSLCIPYNAIEPVMDAVSAQTWFSQGQGSRSAGLESRLSESLAAAGVSVSGILARTTISLRDLATMAVGDLIMTETPATKPMVLSVEGERKFLAHIGQHRNKRAVRIDRPVTRTDRE, encoded by the coding sequence ATGGACGTTCTGGACCAAAACGAGGTCGATGCCCTCCTCGCGGCGGTGAACACCGACCAGGTCGAGGAGGAGGCGCCCCAGGCCCAGATCTTCAGCCGCTACCACCGCGACTTCGATGAGATCGAGGTCCGCAACTACGACTTCAAGCGGCCCGAACGCGTCAGCAAGGACCAAATGCGGGCGCTGCAGACCCTGCACGAGCAGTTCGCCCGGAATTTCGGGGCATCGTTATCGGGCTTTCTCAGGACCATCGTCGAGGTCAAGGTCGCCACCTGCGAGCAGATGACCTACGGCGAGTTCATCAGCGCACTGCCCAATCCCACCAGCTTCAACCTGATCGAGAGCGAGGCGCTGGCCGGCCAGATCTGCATGGAGCTCAGCCCGCTGATCATCTACCCGATCATCGACCGGCTGCTGGGCGGCACCAGCCAGGACCTGTTCATCCCCCAGCGTCCGATGACTCTTATTGAGAGCCGGCTGATCAGTAACGTCACCAATCGCGGGCTCGAGGCCATGAGCGAGGCCTGGGCCGGCGTGGCGCCGATGACCTTCGATATCAAAGCCACCGAGAGCAACCCCCAGCTCGTGCAGATCGTGCCGCCCAACGAGGTGGTGGTCGTCGTGGGATTCGAGCTCAAGATGTCCAACCGCGCGGGCACCATGAGCTTGTGCATTCCTTACAATGCGATCGAGCCCGTGATGGACGCCGTGAGCGCCCAGACGTGGTTCTCCCAGGGCCAAGGAAGCCGGTCGGCTGGTCTGGAGAGCCGCCTGAGCGAGTCGCTGGCCGCGGCTGGTGTGTCGGTCTCGGGCATCCTGGCCCGCACCACTATCAGTCTGCGCGATCTGGCGACCATGGCCGTGGGCGACCTCATCATGACCGAGACCCCCGCCACCAAGCCCATGGTCCTGTCCGTCGAGGGCGAGCGCAAGTTCCTGGCCCACATCGGCCAGCACCGCAACAAACGGGCCGTGCGCATCGACCGGCCGGTGACGCGGACCGACCGCGAGTAG